GGGATCTGATAAAAATCGAATCGATACCATTTCTGTTCTATTTATTCCTGCATTAAATGCTGCAACCCCAACGAAAACCAAAATGAGTATGGCAGTTAACATAAGAACATAAACAATAATGTTTTTTATTCTAACTAATCTCGCTGAAAGGTATTCTGTGAAAATATCAATTTCAAGATGGTGTTTTTCTTTGACTGCTATGGCAGACCCCATGAACACCAACCACGCAATACAAAACTTTCTTATCACTTCTGTCTCAGGAATAGAAGCTGAAAAGACATATCGAGCAACAACACTGACGAATAAAGTAACAGCGAGTAAGACCAGAGTAAATGCATTGAATGATTCTACGATATTTTTGATACCTCTGTTCACTTTACTGAATATCATAATACCCCTTCTCTTCTACTATAGTCATTGGAGCTGTCCTATAAGTCAGTTCTCGGCAAACGTTACTGGAATATACTCGCACTTGCACAAGACGTGCTGGCCTCGGCGTTGGCCACAGGACGGGACGAGTTTTAGCTAGCGATAGTTGGAGTCTCGTATATTCCAGTTGCTAGATGACCACCATAGCCTAAACCACCCTTTGAGACAGCCCCAGCTTTTTAGTTACTTCACGAAAATGTCTTCTACTTCCTCTTCAATTCCTTGTTCCTCAGCAATTTCTTCCATCTGTACCCTGGACCTTTCAATGAATTCCTCGCGGTCTGGCTCTGTAAATTCTACTCCAAATTCGCTTTCTAATGTTTCCATATCTTCTTCTGCCTGCTCAAAAGCCTTACTTATATACTCTGCCTGTACTTCTTCGGAAGCAGTTTGAATGGCTTCTTGCAATTCGGAATCAAGGGACTCATATCTTTCATTATTCATCACTACAAATCCTAAAGTGAGTTCATGCTGGGTTCTTGCCACGTAATCTGCTACTTCACCAAACCGTTGTTCAATCATTGCATCTAAACTGTTTTGAGATCCATCTACTACACCAGTTTGAATTGCCGTATATACTTCGCTGAAATCAATGGTACTAGGATTTGCCCCTAAGTTTTTCCACCATTCCATTTCCGTACTCGAACCACCGCTGCGCATATCTTGACCTTCAAGATCCTCTATAGATTCAATTGGAAATGTACTAATAATATTTCTCTCTAATCCACCGGCATACATAACTGTTTTCAAACCAGGATCTTCAACTAATAAATCTTCAAAATAAGATAATTTATCACTTTCATTCACAACAGATTCAAAATGTTCTTGATCCTCAAACAGATAATTGGTTCCTAGCACATTAAATTCTGGATTGTGTTCAGCAAACCAATCGGGATCAGAATAAATGACATCAATATCTCCAGTTATGACAGATTGATATAAACTTGATGCATCACCTGCTTGTCCACCCGTGTGGACAGTAAATTCGATGGCTCCATCGCTCTGGTTTTCTACCTCATCAGCAAACGCAGTTAATGATCTTGCCAAAAGAGAGTCACTGGGGTTAATAGTAGCTGCTACTAATTCAACTGTCTCTCCCTCTGCTTCTTCAGAAGCCTCACCGCCTGCATCACCACTACCACAACCTATCAGTGATGCCGCGGTCATGCCAAAAAGTAACGTACTAATTAGTGTCTTCATAATTTAAATCCTCCTTAAAGAAATTTTTTATAAACCGGTTACATTTTTCATTAACTTTTTAGCCAATCCTTTTGTAAAGAAAGGTATCTAATACAATCTCGCCTATTCGTAAATGTAATATCTATTTTGTTATCTTCAATCTTCTCAATAGACGGATAGGAAAATTCAGGGTTTCCTTCTACATCTGTGACAATATTTTTTATATATGGCCAAGTAAGCCCTTCATCTTCTGAAACAGCAATAGCTAAAGGAGAACGCTGCACACCCCAGATAGCACTAGGATTCTCTTTTTCCTTTACACCAACTGCATCCATGTCACTTTTATCAAACCAAGGGGGCCTATTTTCTACCGGCGGCTTCATTTCTGCATTGATATTATTAAAAATGACTGCTATACTATCGTTGTTTAAACGTAATCCTTGAATCGAAGCATTATTATTAGGGAGCTCTGTTTTTTCAGGGGTAGTCCAGGTCTTTCCATAATCAGACGATGTGCTTCGATAGATATAATCTGCTTTTCTACTTCTAAAGAAAGCAACCAAGTTGTCATCTGCTAATCTCACAATACTCATATGAACTAAGCCTTTGCTTTTTTCAACCTCGTGTTCTGTCCACGTCTTTCCATTGTCGGAGGATATTTTAACAACACTGAAGTCGTTTCCTAAAAACCCATCTTCAGATTTCAAGCTATAGTAAGCAGGTAAAATGATGTCCCCGTTTTCTAATACAACTGGAGGGTTCCTAACAAATGAGCCTGATTTATCGAATAATGTTTTCACGTTGCTCCAAGTATATCCATTATCATTTGAGATTCTGCAGCGTACAACGGCGGAGTCTTGGTGGACCGCGTCTTGGGCTGTATAAATCAACCATAATTCCCCATTTGGATTTTCAAATAAAATAGGATTTTGTTCTGATCGTTCAGAGTCATTTGACACAACAGTTGGTGTGCTCCACTCATCCGACCCTTTATTCAATCTTGAGAGGAGTATAGAAATATCGGCTCTGCCCTCTCTCGATCCTCCAAACCAAACACAAAGTCTATCACCATTTCGTAGTAAAATAATGTTCGAAGCATGATTATGTGGGAACAAGCTTGGTATATTTGTACCTAACTCGTCAATATCTGTCATCATTATCCATCCTTTCTATAAAAAATAGAATTAATTCATGAAGGAACCACCGTTGATGTTAATAGTCTCTCCGGTTATAAAATCAGATTTTTCCGAAGCCAAAAACAAAATAGTATTTGCTACATCTTCAGGCTTTCCCAGTCTTTTTAAAGGAATTTTTTGCAAAATTTGTTCATGGTATTCTTCAGACCATTGCTTACTCATATCGGTTTCTATCGGTCCTGGACATACACCGTTAACTAAAATATTATGCGGAGCACCCTCCATGGCTAAATGCATCGTTAAATAATTAACTCCCGCTTTTGCTGTACCATAAGAAGGTGCAGCGTTTCTATGAACTGCTTTTCCTGCAGTCGAACTAACATTAATAATTTTCCCAGCGTTTTGATTGATCATATGGGGGAGAACTGCTTTGCTAAAATAAAGGTTTGCATTTAAGTTAACATTCAACACTTCATCCCATTCCTCTAGAGTCATGTCTAAAGTAGAGCTTCTCCTATTAATCCCTGCATTGTTTACTAAGATATCAATTTTATTAAAACGATTTATGGTTGACTCCACAACTTCTTTCGCAGTCTGTGGTACAGTCACATCACCTGCCTGTATCATAGACTCAGAACCCATTGTTTCTATTTCTTCAGCAAGCTCCTCTAATATTTGGATATTAGTACCGTTTATAACTACAGCAGATCCATTCTCAGCTAAAGCTAATGCTGTTGCTCTTCCCACACCCCTACTAGCACCAGTTACGATTGCTACCTTATTATCTAATGACATTATCTCTTAACCCCCTTTATTGAAACGCTTACAATTTCTAGTAACTCTTAAATGTTTAACTATCTTATTTGGAATCTTATTATACAATGATTTAATTTGCAATAACATTCAGAAAATAGTTTAATTTTGCAACAATAAATTACTTAAAAAAAGACCCGGGTGCACATGCTAGCTACCAGAGGTCCGTCATTTATTCTTTCGGTAATGTAAATACGGCATAAGAAATGCATAGTTGCCGCAAGCGCAACCGAAATTCCAATTACCTGTAAATAATGATATAAGTGTTAACCACCATTTGCCCCCCGTTTAGGCCGATTGCTCCTCCGCTAGGATAGTCCGCCCTTCATCATAGCCTTCACCCACCATGGCATTTGCAATATCAATCGCTTTTTTCCGAACTGCTTTGTCAAGATTTTTCAGGGAGGACGGATAATCATTCATGGTCCAAGACATACTGTTCTAACTTCCTTGGGCTAGATGCATTTCAATTCCTATATTTGATATAACCAGTTTCCGCATACTTTTTTCCAATATTATCCTTCATTCATACGAATTTTCGAAAAACTATTGATAAAAACCATTTTCATATATACAATTAAAATGAAAACTATTTTCCCAAGGGGTGAGTGCAATGAAAACAGCTTTCTTTGAAAAAGCACAGCGATTTGGTAAATCATTTATGCTTCCTATAGCCGTGCTGCCAGCTGCGGGTCTGCTTCTTGGTATCGGCGGGGCTTTTAGTAACAGCGCTACAATAGAAGCATATCCCTTCCTTGATCAAGATTGGCTTCAAGCGATCTTTATTACGATGAGTTCTGCTGGAAGTATTGTATTTGCTAACTTGGCTGTCATTTTCGCGGTGGGGGTTGCGATTGGTTTGGCTCGTGCTGATAAAGGAACAGCCGGTCTTGCTGCAATGCTTGGTTATCTTGTTATGAACGCCACCATTAATGCCATTTTAAACATTACAGGTAATATTGCAGAGGAAGAAAATATGGCTGAAGTGGGGCAAGGAATGCTTCTTGGTATTCAGTCTCTTGAAACCGGTGTATTTGGGGGAGTGGTTGTTGGACTGATGACGTATTTCCTCCATAACAGATTTAACAAAATTGAATTACCACGTTTTCTCGGATTTTTCGGAGGTTCTCGGTTTATTCCAATTGTTACTGCATTCTTTTCGATTTTACTAGGTTTAGCTCTGTATTACGTTTGGCCTCCTATTCAATCTTTTATTTTTTCATTAGGCGGGATTATAGAAGCCACTGGTTATATTGGAACCTTAGTGTATGGGTTTGTCCTGCGGCTCTTAGGTCCTTTTGGCCTGCACCATATTTTTTATATTCCATTTTGGACCACCAGTCTTGGAGGGTCCATGGAAATAGCGGGCTCTATCGTAGAAGGGACGCAGCGAATTTTCTTCGCTCAACTTAGCGAAGGTAATGTCGAACAATTCTTTATCGGTACGGCACGCTTTATGTCCGGCCGCCATATTACCATGATGTTTGGCTTAATTGGAGCTTGTTTGGCTATGTACCATATGGCAAAGCCTGAGAATAAGAAAAAAGTATTTGGGCTCTTATTTTCTGCTGGTTTAACTTCTTTTTTAACAGGAATTACAGAACCTATAGAATTTTCTTTCTTGTTTTTAGCTCCGCTATTGTACGTCATTCATGCTTTTTATGACGGCTTAGCTTTTATGCTCGCTCATATGTTTGAAATTACGATTGGACAGACCTTTTCAGGAGGATTTATTGACTTTCTGTTATTCGGGGTCCTGCAAGGAAATGACAAAACAAATTGGATGATGGTTCCTGTCATTGGAATTCCATGGTTCTTCCTTTATTATTTCACCTTCCGATTTGCTATCGGGAAATTTGATCTAAAGACGCCAGGACGTGAAGCAGAAGATAGCACGGATCATACGATGAAAGGAACAGACCGTGCAGAAGCTATCATATCTGGACTAGGCGGCAAAAATAATGTGAAAGATCTTGATTCCTGCGCAACAAGATTACGTGTAAGTGTGCATTCTGTTGAAAACGTTTCAAAAGACGCTTTAAAAAATACAGGAGCTAAAGGAGTCCTTACTAGCGGCAACGGAGTACAGGTTATTTATGGACCTGAGGTAACTAGTATTAAAAATGAAGTAGAAGAAATATTAGGAGAGATGAATTAAATGACACATCCAGTATTACAGCAATGGAAAAATCAACTAATCGTATCATGCCAGGCTCTAGAAGATGAGCCCCTCCACTCTTCCTTTATTATGGGAAGAATGGCTTTGGCAGCAAAGGCAGGTGGAGCAGCCGGCATCCGTGCAAATTCGGCGTCCGATATTAATGAAATTAAAAAACAAACAAATTTACCTGTTATCGGCATTCGAAAAAAGGTGTATCCTGATAGTGATGTATTTATCACTCCTACTTTAGAAGAAATAGTTGAAATTGCTGAATCTGGTGCAGAGATGATTGCAGTAGATGCAACAAATAGAAAAAGACCAAAAGACGAAAAAATAGAAACGCAAATAGCATTCATTCGTGAAAAATATTCATCAATTGCTCTAATGGCCGATGTTTCTTCTCTTGAAGAAGCAATCGATGCAGAAAAACTAGGTTTTGATTGTGTCTCCACCACGTTAATCGGTTATACGAAAGAAACCGAAGGACAATCCCTTGCAGACAACGATTTTGAATTATTAAGAGCTATCACTGACGCCGTTTCTATTCCAGTCGTAGCAGAAGGGAAAATCTCTACACCTGAATTGGCGGGCGATGCTTTAGAAAACGGGGCACATTGTGTAGTGGTCGGAAGTGCCATTACACGCCCGCAGCTTATTACAAAAACGTTTTATGACCAAATTGTAAAAACAG
This DNA window, taken from Alteribacillus bidgolensis, encodes the following:
- a CDS encoding TRAP transporter small permease, whose translation is MIFSKVNRGIKNIVESFNAFTLVLLAVTLFVSVVARYVFSASIPETEVIRKFCIAWLVFMGSAIAVKEKHHLEIDIFTEYLSARLVRIKNIIVYVLMLTAILILVFVGVAAFNAGINRTEMVSIRFLSDPPSLAYYYTAVLVGSIFMLYFHIVNARKLLELPSNEVNKK
- a CDS encoding TRAP transporter substrate-binding protein codes for the protein MKTLISTLLFGMTAASLIGCGSGDAGGEASEEAEGETVELVAATINPSDSLLARSLTAFADEVENQSDGAIEFTVHTGGQAGDASSLYQSVITGDIDVIYSDPDWFAEHNPEFNVLGTNYLFEDQEHFESVVNESDKLSYFEDLLVEDPGLKTVMYAGGLERNIISTFPIESIEDLEGQDMRSGGSSTEMEWWKNLGANPSTIDFSEVYTAIQTGVVDGSQNSLDAMIEQRFGEVADYVARTQHELTLGFVVMNNERYESLDSELQEAIQTASEEVQAEYISKAFEQAEEDMETLESEFGVEFTEPDREEFIERSRVQMEEIAEEQGIEEEVEDIFVK
- a CDS encoding sialidase family protein, which codes for MMTDIDELGTNIPSLFPHNHASNIILLRNGDRLCVWFGGSREGRADISILLSRLNKGSDEWSTPTVVSNDSERSEQNPILFENPNGELWLIYTAQDAVHQDSAVVRCRISNDNGYTWSNVKTLFDKSGSFVRNPPVVLENGDIILPAYYSLKSEDGFLGNDFSVVKISSDNGKTWTEHEVEKSKGLVHMSIVRLADDNLVAFFRSRKADYIYRSTSSDYGKTWTTPEKTELPNNNASIQGLRLNNDSIAVIFNNINAEMKPPVENRPPWFDKSDMDAVGVKEKENPSAIWGVQRSPLAIAVSEDEGLTWPYIKNIVTDVEGNPEFSYPSIEKIEDNKIDITFTNRRDCIRYLSLQKDWLKS
- a CDS encoding SDR family NAD(P)-dependent oxidoreductase, which encodes MSLDNKVAIVTGASRGVGRATALALAENGSAVVINGTNIQILEELAEEIETMGSESMIQAGDVTVPQTAKEVVESTINRFNKIDILVNNAGINRRSSTLDMTLEEWDEVLNVNLNANLYFSKAVLPHMINQNAGKIINVSSTAGKAVHRNAAPSYGTAKAGVNYLTMHLAMEGAPHNILVNGVCPGPIETDMSKQWSEEYHEQILQKIPLKRLGKPEDVANTILFLASEKSDFITGETININGGSFMN
- a CDS encoding PTS transporter subunit EIIC; translated protein: MKTAFFEKAQRFGKSFMLPIAVLPAAGLLLGIGGAFSNSATIEAYPFLDQDWLQAIFITMSSAGSIVFANLAVIFAVGVAIGLARADKGTAGLAAMLGYLVMNATINAILNITGNIAEEENMAEVGQGMLLGIQSLETGVFGGVVVGLMTYFLHNRFNKIELPRFLGFFGGSRFIPIVTAFFSILLGLALYYVWPPIQSFIFSLGGIIEATGYIGTLVYGFVLRLLGPFGLHHIFYIPFWTTSLGGSMEIAGSIVEGTQRIFFAQLSEGNVEQFFIGTARFMSGRHITMMFGLIGACLAMYHMAKPENKKKVFGLLFSAGLTSFLTGITEPIEFSFLFLAPLLYVIHAFYDGLAFMLAHMFEITIGQTFSGGFIDFLLFGVLQGNDKTNWMMVPVIGIPWFFLYYFTFRFAIGKFDLKTPGREAEDSTDHTMKGTDRAEAIISGLGGKNNVKDLDSCATRLRVSVHSVENVSKDALKNTGAKGVLTSGNGVQVIYGPEVTSIKNEVEEILGEMN
- a CDS encoding N-acetylmannosamine-6-phosphate 2-epimerase, whose protein sequence is MTHPVLQQWKNQLIVSCQALEDEPLHSSFIMGRMALAAKAGGAAGIRANSASDINEIKKQTNLPVIGIRKKVYPDSDVFITPTLEEIVEIAESGAEMIAVDATNRKRPKDEKIETQIAFIREKYSSIALMADVSSLEEAIDAEKLGFDCVSTTLIGYTKETEGQSLADNDFELLRAITDAVSIPVVAEGKISTPELAGDALENGAHCVVVGSAITRPQLITKTFYDQIVKTEAGS